CGACGTGCCCTTCCCGCTCCCCGACCTCACCAGCATCGCGGAGAGCGACGCGGCCGCGGACTTCGCCAAGGGCGCGCAGACCCTGCTGCAGCGCTAGGAAGCCGACCGGGGCTCCGTCTCGGGTCGGTGCCGCAAGCGAGCGGGTGGCGGTCGGAGGATCGTGTGCGGAGTAGAGCGCGCCGTCATCGCTCTTACGGAAGTCGCGATGGTACAGGTGATCCTGAGGGCCGTTTCACGGCTGACGAAGGCCTGATCCGCACGCCGTGGCGCCTACGCATCGACGCCGCGGATGCTCACCAAGCCCACGCGAGGGCATGCCGTGTTGCTGGTACCCTGGCTCTTCTCGCCCCGGCGAGCTCCGCGTCCACGACCACATGACCCATCGCGCTTCGATGCTAGCAAGGCTCCGAGCCCGTGGCTACGTGAGGGCCGCCTCGTGGGCCGCGCCGGGCCCGTGCCGGCGGCAGCGGACCCGGCGCGGCCGCTAGCGGCCCGAAGGGGCTAGCGGCCGGCTTCGGCGACGGGGACGACCGCGGCCAGCGGCACGAAGCCGTCCCAGGGAAGCGCCTGCTGATCGACCAGGTGGTCGCGCAGCCGCCGGGCACCCTCCTGCGCCTGGTACGTGACTGCATCCACGAGCCAGGCCGGCCAGCGCGGGTCGCGGGTGTTCACCTCGATCGTGGTGGACACCGCGACCTCGTCGGCGTCCGGGTCTCCGGTAGAGATCAAGAGCTGGATCACCATGCGCTGGGCCCCTTCTGCACGAGCGGTGAAGGCGAGCAAGGACGGTGCCAGCGCGCACCTCCCGTTCCGCGTGGATGGCGCAGCGCGGCGATCGTTGCACGCGTGAGGGGCCGCGCACGGGTCGTGCGGGAACGCCGGACGCCGGCTCGCCTTCCCCGCCCGGGCTGCTAAGATGCCGCCGGCTGCGGGGCCGGGAGGAGGACGATGGGGCAGGCTGCAAACCTTCCACTCGTAACGGATCTCAAGACCGCCGCGGAGGAGCGGTACCTCAGCTATGCGCTGAGCGTCATCACCTCGCGCGCGCTCCCCGACGTGCGCGACGGCCTGAAGCCCGTCCAGCGCCGCATCCTCTACGCCATGTATCAGAACCTCCACCTGACGGCGGGGGCCCGCCCGCGCAAGTCGGCCGCGGTCGTCGGCGAGGTGCTCGGCAAGTACCACCCGCACGGCGACCTGGCGGCCTACGAGGCGATGGTGCGCATGGCGCAGCCCTTCGCCCTCCGCTACCCGCTCGTCCACGGCGAGGGGAACTTCGGGTCGCTCGACGGCGACGCCGCGGCCGCCATGCGCTACACCGAGGCGCGCCTCACCGCGCTCGCCGAGGAGATGCTCGCCGACCTCGGCGCCGAGACCGTCCCCTTCCGGTCGAACTACGACTCGACGCTCGACGAGCCGATCGTGCTGCCGAGCGCCATCCCGCAGCTCCTGATGAACGGCTCGACCGGGATCGCGGTCGGCATGGCGACCAACATCCCGCCCCACAACCTCCGCGAGGTGGTGGCGGCGCTGGTCGCCATGATCGACGAGCCCGACCTCGGGGTGAAGGGGCTGCTGAAGCACGTGAAGGGCCCCGACTTCCCGACCGGCGGCGAGATCCTGAACGGCAAGAAGGAGCTGCGCGAGATCTACGAGACGGGGCAGGGCGCCGTCCGGCTCCGCGGCGAGTACACCGAGGAACGGCTGGCGCGCGGCAAGCGCCAGATCGTCGTCACCTCGCTCCCCTACACGGTCAACAAGGCCGAGCTGGTCGAGCAGATCGCGCAGGAGATCCTCGCGCGCCGCCTCCCGCAGGCCACCGACGTGCGCGACGAATCGACGGCCGACATCCGGATCGTGCTCGAGCTGAAGAGCGACGCCAGCGCCGACGCGGTGATGGCGTACCTCTACAAGCACACCGCGCTGCAGACGAACTTCAACGTCAACCTCACCTGCCTCCTGCCGACCGACAACCCGGCCGTCGGCCAGCCGGCGCGCGTCACGCTCGCGGACCTCTGCCGCCACTTCCTCGACTTCCGGATGGCGGTGGTCACCCGCCGGCTCGAGCACGAGCGGCGGCAGCTCGAGGCGCGCCTCCACATCCTGGAGGCGCTGGCGCGCATCTACGACGACCTCGACCGTGCCATCCGCATCATCCGCAAGGCCGAGTCGCGCGCCGACGCGGCCCAGAAGC
This genomic window from Deltaproteobacteria bacterium contains:
- a CDS encoding DNA topoisomerase IV subunit A, which produces MGQAANLPLVTDLKTAAEERYLSYALSVITSRALPDVRDGLKPVQRRILYAMYQNLHLTAGARPRKSAAVVGEVLGKYHPHGDLAAYEAMVRMAQPFALRYPLVHGEGNFGSLDGDAAAAMRYTEARLTALAEEMLADLGAETVPFRSNYDSTLDEPIVLPSAIPQLLMNGSTGIAVGMATNIPPHNLREVVAALVAMIDEPDLGVKGLLKHVKGPDFPTGGEILNGKKELREIYETGQGAVRLRGEYTEERLARGKRQIVVTSLPYTVNKAELVEQIAQEILARRLPQATDVRDESTADIRIVLELKSDASADAVMAYLYKHTALQTNFNVNLTCLLPTDNPAVGQPARVTLADLCRHFLDFRMAVVTRRLEHERRQLEARLHILEALARIYDDLDRAIRIIRKAESRADAAQKLREAFRLDQVQADAILDIRLYQLARLEIEKIRAERAEKRKRLKEIESLLARPRERWKLVRTELVAIGEKYGDARRTKVGGGEELTYDPEAYIVHEEATVLLSRDGWLKRVREVKDPSATRLREGDAVAAMLPGTTRDRLVLYSTTGTMYVLRVADVPATTGYGEPVQSLLKFGDGEHVAAARLVRAAGEGQEALPGLEPKAVLLATARGYGFRTEPDLSETTRAGRRLARVGEGDEVVSVEPILGAKVVVATVRGNMLRFGLDEVAELSGPGRGVILMRPGKDREDRVVGALALASDAEFIAVTPEGGERRVAVRDVPAGKRGGKGQRVVKRGGVAAVRAE